A region from the Enoplosus armatus isolate fEnoArm2 chromosome 24, fEnoArm2.hap1, whole genome shotgun sequence genome encodes:
- the abi2b gene encoding abl interactor 2b isoform X20 yields the protein MAELQMLLEEEIPAGRSALLDSFTNLERVAEYCESNYVQSPDKQRALEETKNYTTQSLASVAYLINTLANNVLQMLDIQASQLRRMESSINHISQTVDIHKEKVARREIGILTTNKNTSRTHKIIAPANPERPVRYIRKPIDYSMLDDMGHGVKNMKAGGGGGGLPRTNPPTQKPPSPPMSGKGTLGRHSPYRTLEPVRPPVVPNDYVSSPTRNMAHPQQSPARTASVNQRNRTYSGSSGGSHPSSSRSSSRENSGSGSVGVPIAVPTPAPPTAFPAGPLAPPPPSMQITPQLPLMGFVARVQETISDVPPPPPPAEEPVFEEPTPPPPPPEDYEDDEDEEESAVVEYSDPYAEEDPPWAPRTYLEKVVAIYDYARDKEDELSFQEGAIIYVIKKNDDGWYEGVMNGTTGLFPGNYVESIMHYAD from the exons ATGGCGGAGCTACAAATGCTACTGGAAGAGGAGATTCCAGCAGGACGAAGCGCACTACTAGACAGTTTCACCAATTTGGAAAGAGTCGCGGAGTACTGCGAGAGCAACTATGTCCAG TCTCCAGACAAGCAGAGGGCGCTGGAGGAGACCAAGAACTACACCACCCAGTCTCTGGCCAGCGTAGCCTACCTGATCAACACGCTGGCCAACAATGTCCTGCAGATGCTCGACATCCAGGCGTCGCAGCTCCGCCGCATGGAGTCCTCCatcaaccacatctcacag acggTGGACATCCACAAAGAGAAGGTGGCCCGGCGGGAGATCGGCATCCTCACCACTAACAAGAACACATCCCGCACACACAAGATCATCGCCCCAGCCAATCCCGAGAGGCCTGTGCGCTACATCCGCAAGCCCATCGACTACAGCATGCTAGACGACATGGGCCACGGAGTCAAG AACATGAaggccggaggaggaggaggtggactCCCTCGCACCAACCCCCCCACACAGAAGCCCCCCAGCCCGCCCATGTCAGGGAAAGGCACCCTTGG GCGCCACTCCCCCTATAGGACGCTTGAGCCGGTGCGTCCACCCGTTGTCCCTAACGACTACGTCTCGAGCCCGACGCGCAACATGGCGCACCCCCAGCAGAGCCCTGCACGCACTGCATCCGTTAATCAGAGGAACCGCACGTACAG TGGGAGCAGCGGAGGCAGCCACCCCAGCAGCAGTCGCAGCAGCAGCCGAGAGAACAGCGGCAGCGGCAGCGTGGGCGTGCCCATCGCCGTGCCGACCCCAGCCCCGCCCACCGCCTTCCCAG CTGGCCCGCTCgcgccccctcccccctccatgCAGATCACCCCTCAGCTGCCTCTGATGGGCTTTGTGGCCCGAGTTCAGGAGACTA TCTCAGACGTGccgcctccacctccacccgcCGAGGAGCCGGTGTTTGAGGAGCCTACAcctcctccgccgccgcctGAGGACTACGAGGacgatgaggatgaagaggagtcGGCGGTGGTGGAGTACAGTGACCCCTACGCCGAGGAGGACCCGCCCTGGGCCCCACGCACCTACCTGGAGAAAG TGGTGGCCATCTACGACTACGCTCGAGACAAAGAGGACGAGCTTTCGTTCCAGGAGGGCGCCATCATCTACGTCATCAAGAAGAACGACGACGGCTGGTACGAGGGCGTGATGAACGGGACCACGGGCCTCTTCCCCGGCAACTACGTCGAGTCCATCATGCACTACGCCGACTGA
- the abi2b gene encoding abl interactor 2b isoform X23, producing the protein MAELQMLLEEEIPAGRSALLDSFTNLERVAEYCESNYVQSPDKQRALEETKNYTTQSLASVAYLINTLANNVLQMLDIQASQLRRMESSINHISQASAQNMKAGGGGGGLPRTNPPTQKPPSPPMSGKGTLGRHSPYRTLEPVRPPVVPNDYVSSPTRNMAHPQQSPARTASVNQRNRTYSSGSSGGSHPSSSRSSSRENSGSGSVGVPIAVPTPAPPTAFPGAPQFYSMNRPAQPPQNQQVGGSLPYRRPSSVTGQPNVAHNQSQLNGGPHFAQNQVSDVPPPPPPAEEPVFEEPTPPPPPPEDYEDDEDEEESAVVEYSDPYAEEDPPWAPRTYLEKVVAIYDYARDKEDELSFQEGAIIYVIKKNDDGWYEGVMNGTTGLFPGNYVESIMHYAD; encoded by the exons ATGGCGGAGCTACAAATGCTACTGGAAGAGGAGATTCCAGCAGGACGAAGCGCACTACTAGACAGTTTCACCAATTTGGAAAGAGTCGCGGAGTACTGCGAGAGCAACTATGTCCAG TCTCCAGACAAGCAGAGGGCGCTGGAGGAGACCAAGAACTACACCACCCAGTCTCTGGCCAGCGTAGCCTACCTGATCAACACGCTGGCCAACAATGTCCTGCAGATGCTCGACATCCAGGCGTCGCAGCTCCGCCGCATGGAGTCCTCCatcaaccacatctcacag GCCAGCGCTCAGAACATGAaggccggaggaggaggaggtggactCCCTCGCACCAACCCCCCCACACAGAAGCCCCCCAGCCCGCCCATGTCAGGGAAAGGCACCCTTGG GCGCCACTCCCCCTATAGGACGCTTGAGCCGGTGCGTCCACCCGTTGTCCCTAACGACTACGTCTCGAGCCCGACGCGCAACATGGCGCACCCCCAGCAGAGCCCTGCACGCACTGCATCCGTTAATCAGAGGAACCGCACGTACAG CAGTGGGAGCAGCGGAGGCAGCCACCCCAGCAGCAGTCGCAGCAGCAGCCGAGAGAACAGCGGCAGCGGCAGCGTGGGCGTGCCCATCGCCGTGCCGACCCCAGCCCCGCCCACCGCCTTCCCAG GTGCTCCTCAGTTCTACAGCATGAACCGCCCGGCGCAGCCGCCCCAAAACCAGCAGGTGGGAGGCTCGCTGCCGTACCGCCGACCCTCGTCCGTCACCGGCCAGCCCAACGTGGCCCACAACCAGAGCCAGCTCAACGGGGGACCACACTTCGCCCAGAACCAAG TCTCAGACGTGccgcctccacctccacccgcCGAGGAGCCGGTGTTTGAGGAGCCTACAcctcctccgccgccgcctGAGGACTACGAGGacgatgaggatgaagaggagtcGGCGGTGGTGGAGTACAGTGACCCCTACGCCGAGGAGGACCCGCCCTGGGCCCCACGCACCTACCTGGAGAAAG TGGTGGCCATCTACGACTACGCTCGAGACAAAGAGGACGAGCTTTCGTTCCAGGAGGGCGCCATCATCTACGTCATCAAGAAGAACGACGACGGCTGGTACGAGGGCGTGATGAACGGGACCACGGGCCTCTTCCCCGGCAACTACGTCGAGTCCATCATGCACTACGCCGACTGA
- the abi2b gene encoding abl interactor 2b isoform X25: protein MAELQMLLEEEIPAGRSALLDSFTNLERVAEYCESNYVQTVDIHKEKVARREIGILTTNKNTSRTHKIIAPANPERPVRYIRKPIDYSMLDDMGHGVKASAQNMKAGGGGGGLPRTNPPTQKPPSPPMSGKGTLGRHSPYRTLEPVRPPVVPNDYVSSPTRNMAHPQQSPARTASVNQRNRTYSSSGSSGGSHPSSSRSSSRENSGSGSVGVPIAVPTPAPPTAFPGAPQFYSMNRPAQPPQNQQVGGSLPYRRPSSVTGQPNVAHNQSQLNGGPHFAQNQVSDVPPPPPPAEEPVFEEPTPPPPPPEDYEDDEDEEESAVVEYSDPYAEEDPPWAPRTYLEKVVAIYDYARDKEDELSFQEGAIIYVIKKNDDGWYEGVMNGTTGLFPGNYVESIMHYAD, encoded by the exons ATGGCGGAGCTACAAATGCTACTGGAAGAGGAGATTCCAGCAGGACGAAGCGCACTACTAGACAGTTTCACCAATTTGGAAAGAGTCGCGGAGTACTGCGAGAGCAACTATGTCCAG acggTGGACATCCACAAAGAGAAGGTGGCCCGGCGGGAGATCGGCATCCTCACCACTAACAAGAACACATCCCGCACACACAAGATCATCGCCCCAGCCAATCCCGAGAGGCCTGTGCGCTACATCCGCAAGCCCATCGACTACAGCATGCTAGACGACATGGGCCACGGAGTCAAG GCCAGCGCTCAGAACATGAaggccggaggaggaggaggtggactCCCTCGCACCAACCCCCCCACACAGAAGCCCCCCAGCCCGCCCATGTCAGGGAAAGGCACCCTTGG GCGCCACTCCCCCTATAGGACGCTTGAGCCGGTGCGTCCACCCGTTGTCCCTAACGACTACGTCTCGAGCCCGACGCGCAACATGGCGCACCCCCAGCAGAGCCCTGCACGCACTGCATCCGTTAATCAGAGGAACCGCACGTACAG CTC CAGTGGGAGCAGCGGAGGCAGCCACCCCAGCAGCAGTCGCAGCAGCAGCCGAGAGAACAGCGGCAGCGGCAGCGTGGGCGTGCCCATCGCCGTGCCGACCCCAGCCCCGCCCACCGCCTTCCCAG GTGCTCCTCAGTTCTACAGCATGAACCGCCCGGCGCAGCCGCCCCAAAACCAGCAGGTGGGAGGCTCGCTGCCGTACCGCCGACCCTCGTCCGTCACCGGCCAGCCCAACGTGGCCCACAACCAGAGCCAGCTCAACGGGGGACCACACTTCGCCCAGAACCAAG TCTCAGACGTGccgcctccacctccacccgcCGAGGAGCCGGTGTTTGAGGAGCCTACAcctcctccgccgccgcctGAGGACTACGAGGacgatgaggatgaagaggagtcGGCGGTGGTGGAGTACAGTGACCCCTACGCCGAGGAGGACCCGCCCTGGGCCCCACGCACCTACCTGGAGAAAG TGGTGGCCATCTACGACTACGCTCGAGACAAAGAGGACGAGCTTTCGTTCCAGGAGGGCGCCATCATCTACGTCATCAAGAAGAACGACGACGGCTGGTACGAGGGCGTGATGAACGGGACCACGGGCCTCTTCCCCGGCAACTACGTCGAGTCCATCATGCACTACGCCGACTGA
- the abi2b gene encoding abl interactor 2b isoform X28, translating into MAELQMLLEEEIPAGRSALLDSFTNLERVAEYCESNYVQSPDKQRALEETKNYTTQSLASVAYLINTLANNVLQMLDIQASQLRRMESSINHISQTVDIHKEKVARREIGILTTNKNTSRTHKIIAPANPERPVRYIRKPIDYSMLDDMGHGVKNMKAGGGGGGLPRTNPPTQKPPSPPMSGKGTLGRHSPYRTLEPVRPPVVPNDYVSSPTRNMAHPQQSPARTASVNQRNRTYSGSSGGSHPSSSRSSSRENSGSGSVGVPIAVPTPAPPTAFPVSDVPPPPPPAEEPVFEEPTPPPPPPEDYEDDEDEEESAVVEYSDPYAEEDPPWAPRTYLEKVVAIYDYARDKEDELSFQEGAIIYVIKKNDDGWYEGVMNGTTGLFPGNYVESIMHYAD; encoded by the exons ATGGCGGAGCTACAAATGCTACTGGAAGAGGAGATTCCAGCAGGACGAAGCGCACTACTAGACAGTTTCACCAATTTGGAAAGAGTCGCGGAGTACTGCGAGAGCAACTATGTCCAG TCTCCAGACAAGCAGAGGGCGCTGGAGGAGACCAAGAACTACACCACCCAGTCTCTGGCCAGCGTAGCCTACCTGATCAACACGCTGGCCAACAATGTCCTGCAGATGCTCGACATCCAGGCGTCGCAGCTCCGCCGCATGGAGTCCTCCatcaaccacatctcacag acggTGGACATCCACAAAGAGAAGGTGGCCCGGCGGGAGATCGGCATCCTCACCACTAACAAGAACACATCCCGCACACACAAGATCATCGCCCCAGCCAATCCCGAGAGGCCTGTGCGCTACATCCGCAAGCCCATCGACTACAGCATGCTAGACGACATGGGCCACGGAGTCAAG AACATGAaggccggaggaggaggaggtggactCCCTCGCACCAACCCCCCCACACAGAAGCCCCCCAGCCCGCCCATGTCAGGGAAAGGCACCCTTGG GCGCCACTCCCCCTATAGGACGCTTGAGCCGGTGCGTCCACCCGTTGTCCCTAACGACTACGTCTCGAGCCCGACGCGCAACATGGCGCACCCCCAGCAGAGCCCTGCACGCACTGCATCCGTTAATCAGAGGAACCGCACGTACAG TGGGAGCAGCGGAGGCAGCCACCCCAGCAGCAGTCGCAGCAGCAGCCGAGAGAACAGCGGCAGCGGCAGCGTGGGCGTGCCCATCGCCGTGCCGACCCCAGCCCCGCCCACCGCCTTCCCAG TCTCAGACGTGccgcctccacctccacccgcCGAGGAGCCGGTGTTTGAGGAGCCTACAcctcctccgccgccgcctGAGGACTACGAGGacgatgaggatgaagaggagtcGGCGGTGGTGGAGTACAGTGACCCCTACGCCGAGGAGGACCCGCCCTGGGCCCCACGCACCTACCTGGAGAAAG TGGTGGCCATCTACGACTACGCTCGAGACAAAGAGGACGAGCTTTCGTTCCAGGAGGGCGCCATCATCTACGTCATCAAGAAGAACGACGACGGCTGGTACGAGGGCGTGATGAACGGGACCACGGGCCTCTTCCCCGGCAACTACGTCGAGTCCATCATGCACTACGCCGACTGA
- the abi2b gene encoding abl interactor 2b isoform X3 — MAELQMLLEEEIPAGRSALLDSFTNLERVAEYCESNYVQSPDKQRALEETKNYTTQSLASVAYLINTLANNVLQMLDIQASQLRRMESSINHISQTVDIHKEKVARREIGILTTNKNTSRTHKIIAPANPERPVRYIRKPIDYSMLDDMGHGVKWLQRFKASAQNMKAGGGGGGLPRTNPPTQKPPSPPMSGKGTLGRHSPYRTLEPVRPPVVPNDYVSSPTRNMAHPQQSPARTASVNQRNRTYSSGSSGGSHPSSSRSSSRENSGSGSVGVPIAVPTPAPPTAFPAPAPSNPAKPTPNTATSATTPGPPTSALDGPPQAPVTPVEIPPVPPPPPQLPASAAPTGTGPATYGNPAQGAPQFYSMNRPAQPPQNQQVGGSLPYRRPSSVTGQPNVAHNQSQLNGGPHFAQNQAGPLAPPPPSMQITPQLPLMGFVARVQETISDVPPPPPPAEEPVFEEPTPPPPPPEDYEDDEDEEESAVVEYSDPYAEEDPPWAPRTYLEKVVAIYDYARDKEDELSFQEGAIIYVIKKNDDGWYEGVMNGTTGLFPGNYVESIMHYAD, encoded by the exons ATGGCGGAGCTACAAATGCTACTGGAAGAGGAGATTCCAGCAGGACGAAGCGCACTACTAGACAGTTTCACCAATTTGGAAAGAGTCGCGGAGTACTGCGAGAGCAACTATGTCCAG TCTCCAGACAAGCAGAGGGCGCTGGAGGAGACCAAGAACTACACCACCCAGTCTCTGGCCAGCGTAGCCTACCTGATCAACACGCTGGCCAACAATGTCCTGCAGATGCTCGACATCCAGGCGTCGCAGCTCCGCCGCATGGAGTCCTCCatcaaccacatctcacag acggTGGACATCCACAAAGAGAAGGTGGCCCGGCGGGAGATCGGCATCCTCACCACTAACAAGAACACATCCCGCACACACAAGATCATCGCCCCAGCCAATCCCGAGAGGCCTGTGCGCTACATCCGCAAGCCCATCGACTACAGCATGCTAGACGACATGGGCCACGGAGTCAAG TGGTTGCAAAGGTTTAAG GCCAGCGCTCAGAACATGAaggccggaggaggaggaggtggactCCCTCGCACCAACCCCCCCACACAGAAGCCCCCCAGCCCGCCCATGTCAGGGAAAGGCACCCTTGG GCGCCACTCCCCCTATAGGACGCTTGAGCCGGTGCGTCCACCCGTTGTCCCTAACGACTACGTCTCGAGCCCGACGCGCAACATGGCGCACCCCCAGCAGAGCCCTGCACGCACTGCATCCGTTAATCAGAGGAACCGCACGTACAG CAGTGGGAGCAGCGGAGGCAGCCACCCCAGCAGCAGTCGCAGCAGCAGCCGAGAGAACAGCGGCAGCGGCAGCGTGGGCGTGCCCATCGCCGTGCCGACCCCAGCCCCGCCCACCGCCTTCCCAG CCCCAGCCCCATCCAACCCAGCTAAACCTACCCCCAACACTGCCACCTCTGCCACCACCCCTGGACCCCCCACCTCTGCCCTAGACGGCCCCCCACAGGCCCCCGTAACCCCTGTAGAGATCCCGCCTGtacctccaccccctccccagCTCCCTGCCTCTGCGGCCCCCACTGGCACAGGCCCCGCTACTTACGGCAACCCTGCACAAG GTGCTCCTCAGTTCTACAGCATGAACCGCCCGGCGCAGCCGCCCCAAAACCAGCAGGTGGGAGGCTCGCTGCCGTACCGCCGACCCTCGTCCGTCACCGGCCAGCCCAACGTGGCCCACAACCAGAGCCAGCTCAACGGGGGACCACACTTCGCCCAGAACCAAG CTGGCCCGCTCgcgccccctcccccctccatgCAGATCACCCCTCAGCTGCCTCTGATGGGCTTTGTGGCCCGAGTTCAGGAGACTA TCTCAGACGTGccgcctccacctccacccgcCGAGGAGCCGGTGTTTGAGGAGCCTACAcctcctccgccgccgcctGAGGACTACGAGGacgatgaggatgaagaggagtcGGCGGTGGTGGAGTACAGTGACCCCTACGCCGAGGAGGACCCGCCCTGGGCCCCACGCACCTACCTGGAGAAAG TGGTGGCCATCTACGACTACGCTCGAGACAAAGAGGACGAGCTTTCGTTCCAGGAGGGCGCCATCATCTACGTCATCAAGAAGAACGACGACGGCTGGTACGAGGGCGTGATGAACGGGACCACGGGCCTCTTCCCCGGCAACTACGTCGAGTCCATCATGCACTACGCCGACTGA
- the abi2b gene encoding abl interactor 2b isoform X26, with protein MAELQMLLEEEIPAGRSALLDSFTNLERVAEYCESNYVQSPDKQRALEETKNYTTQSLASVAYLINTLANNVLQMLDIQASQLRRMESSINHISQASAQNMKAGGGGGGLPRTNPPTQKPPSPPMSGKGTLGRHSPYRTLEPVRPPVVPNDYVSSPTRNMAHPQQSPARTASVNQRNRTYSSSGSSGGSHPSSSRSSSRENSGSGSVGVPIAVPTPAPPTAFPGAPQFYSMNRPAQPPQNQQVGGSLPYRRPSSVTGQPNVAHNQSQLNGGPHFAQNQVSDVPPPPPPAEEPVFEEPTPPPPPPEDYEDDEDEEESAVVEYSDPYAEEDPPWAPRTYLEKVVAIYDYARDKEDELSFQEGAIIYVIKKNDDGWYEGVMNGTTGLFPGNYVESIMHYAD; from the exons ATGGCGGAGCTACAAATGCTACTGGAAGAGGAGATTCCAGCAGGACGAAGCGCACTACTAGACAGTTTCACCAATTTGGAAAGAGTCGCGGAGTACTGCGAGAGCAACTATGTCCAG TCTCCAGACAAGCAGAGGGCGCTGGAGGAGACCAAGAACTACACCACCCAGTCTCTGGCCAGCGTAGCCTACCTGATCAACACGCTGGCCAACAATGTCCTGCAGATGCTCGACATCCAGGCGTCGCAGCTCCGCCGCATGGAGTCCTCCatcaaccacatctcacag GCCAGCGCTCAGAACATGAaggccggaggaggaggaggtggactCCCTCGCACCAACCCCCCCACACAGAAGCCCCCCAGCCCGCCCATGTCAGGGAAAGGCACCCTTGG GCGCCACTCCCCCTATAGGACGCTTGAGCCGGTGCGTCCACCCGTTGTCCCTAACGACTACGTCTCGAGCCCGACGCGCAACATGGCGCACCCCCAGCAGAGCCCTGCACGCACTGCATCCGTTAATCAGAGGAACCGCACGTACAG CTC CAGTGGGAGCAGCGGAGGCAGCCACCCCAGCAGCAGTCGCAGCAGCAGCCGAGAGAACAGCGGCAGCGGCAGCGTGGGCGTGCCCATCGCCGTGCCGACCCCAGCCCCGCCCACCGCCTTCCCAG GTGCTCCTCAGTTCTACAGCATGAACCGCCCGGCGCAGCCGCCCCAAAACCAGCAGGTGGGAGGCTCGCTGCCGTACCGCCGACCCTCGTCCGTCACCGGCCAGCCCAACGTGGCCCACAACCAGAGCCAGCTCAACGGGGGACCACACTTCGCCCAGAACCAAG TCTCAGACGTGccgcctccacctccacccgcCGAGGAGCCGGTGTTTGAGGAGCCTACAcctcctccgccgccgcctGAGGACTACGAGGacgatgaggatgaagaggagtcGGCGGTGGTGGAGTACAGTGACCCCTACGCCGAGGAGGACCCGCCCTGGGCCCCACGCACCTACCTGGAGAAAG TGGTGGCCATCTACGACTACGCTCGAGACAAAGAGGACGAGCTTTCGTTCCAGGAGGGCGCCATCATCTACGTCATCAAGAAGAACGACGACGGCTGGTACGAGGGCGTGATGAACGGGACCACGGGCCTCTTCCCCGGCAACTACGTCGAGTCCATCATGCACTACGCCGACTGA
- the abi2b gene encoding abl interactor 2b isoform X29: protein MAELQMLLEEEIPAGRSALLDSFTNLERVAEYCESNYVQSPDKQRALEETKNYTTQSLASVAYLINTLANNVLQMLDIQASQLRRMESSINHISQASAQNMKAGGGGGGLPRTNPPTQKPPSPPMSGKGTLGSSGSSGGSHPSSSRSSSRENSGSGSVGVPIAVPTPAPPTAFPGAPQFYSMNRPAQPPQNQQVGGSLPYRRPSSVTGQPNVAHNQSQLNGGPHFAQNQAGPLAPPPPSMQITPQLPLMGFVARVQETISDVPPPPPPAEEPVFEEPTPPPPPPEDYEDDEDEEESAVVEYSDPYAEEDPPWAPRTYLEKVVAIYDYARDKEDELSFQEGAIIYVIKKNDDGWYEGVMNGTTGLFPGNYVESIMHYAD, encoded by the exons ATGGCGGAGCTACAAATGCTACTGGAAGAGGAGATTCCAGCAGGACGAAGCGCACTACTAGACAGTTTCACCAATTTGGAAAGAGTCGCGGAGTACTGCGAGAGCAACTATGTCCAG TCTCCAGACAAGCAGAGGGCGCTGGAGGAGACCAAGAACTACACCACCCAGTCTCTGGCCAGCGTAGCCTACCTGATCAACACGCTGGCCAACAATGTCCTGCAGATGCTCGACATCCAGGCGTCGCAGCTCCGCCGCATGGAGTCCTCCatcaaccacatctcacag GCCAGCGCTCAGAACATGAaggccggaggaggaggaggtggactCCCTCGCACCAACCCCCCCACACAGAAGCCCCCCAGCCCGCCCATGTCAGGGAAAGGCACCCTTGG CTC CAGTGGGAGCAGCGGAGGCAGCCACCCCAGCAGCAGTCGCAGCAGCAGCCGAGAGAACAGCGGCAGCGGCAGCGTGGGCGTGCCCATCGCCGTGCCGACCCCAGCCCCGCCCACCGCCTTCCCAG GTGCTCCTCAGTTCTACAGCATGAACCGCCCGGCGCAGCCGCCCCAAAACCAGCAGGTGGGAGGCTCGCTGCCGTACCGCCGACCCTCGTCCGTCACCGGCCAGCCCAACGTGGCCCACAACCAGAGCCAGCTCAACGGGGGACCACACTTCGCCCAGAACCAAG CTGGCCCGCTCgcgccccctcccccctccatgCAGATCACCCCTCAGCTGCCTCTGATGGGCTTTGTGGCCCGAGTTCAGGAGACTA TCTCAGACGTGccgcctccacctccacccgcCGAGGAGCCGGTGTTTGAGGAGCCTACAcctcctccgccgccgcctGAGGACTACGAGGacgatgaggatgaagaggagtcGGCGGTGGTGGAGTACAGTGACCCCTACGCCGAGGAGGACCCGCCCTGGGCCCCACGCACCTACCTGGAGAAAG TGGTGGCCATCTACGACTACGCTCGAGACAAAGAGGACGAGCTTTCGTTCCAGGAGGGCGCCATCATCTACGTCATCAAGAAGAACGACGACGGCTGGTACGAGGGCGTGATGAACGGGACCACGGGCCTCTTCCCCGGCAACTACGTCGAGTCCATCATGCACTACGCCGACTGA
- the abi2b gene encoding abl interactor 2b isoform X18, protein MAELQMLLEEEIPAGRSALLDSFTNLERVAEYCESNYVQTVDIHKEKVARREIGILTTNKNTSRTHKIIAPANPERPVRYIRKPIDYSMLDDMGHGVKASAQNMKAGGGGGGLPRTNPPTQKPPSPPMSGKGTLGRHSPYRTLEPVRPPVVPNDYVSSPTRNMAHPQQSPARTASVNQRNRTYSSSGSSGGSHPSSSRSSSRENSGSGSVGVPIAVPTPAPPTAFPGAPQFYSMNRPAQPPQNQQVGGSLPYRRPSSVTGQPNVAHNQSQLNGGPHFAQNQAGPLAPPPPSMQITPQLPLMGFVARVQETISDVPPPPPPAEEPVFEEPTPPPPPPEDYEDDEDEEESAVVEYSDPYAEEDPPWAPRTYLEKVVAIYDYARDKEDELSFQEGAIIYVIKKNDDGWYEGVMNGTTGLFPGNYVESIMHYAD, encoded by the exons ATGGCGGAGCTACAAATGCTACTGGAAGAGGAGATTCCAGCAGGACGAAGCGCACTACTAGACAGTTTCACCAATTTGGAAAGAGTCGCGGAGTACTGCGAGAGCAACTATGTCCAG acggTGGACATCCACAAAGAGAAGGTGGCCCGGCGGGAGATCGGCATCCTCACCACTAACAAGAACACATCCCGCACACACAAGATCATCGCCCCAGCCAATCCCGAGAGGCCTGTGCGCTACATCCGCAAGCCCATCGACTACAGCATGCTAGACGACATGGGCCACGGAGTCAAG GCCAGCGCTCAGAACATGAaggccggaggaggaggaggtggactCCCTCGCACCAACCCCCCCACACAGAAGCCCCCCAGCCCGCCCATGTCAGGGAAAGGCACCCTTGG GCGCCACTCCCCCTATAGGACGCTTGAGCCGGTGCGTCCACCCGTTGTCCCTAACGACTACGTCTCGAGCCCGACGCGCAACATGGCGCACCCCCAGCAGAGCCCTGCACGCACTGCATCCGTTAATCAGAGGAACCGCACGTACAG CTC CAGTGGGAGCAGCGGAGGCAGCCACCCCAGCAGCAGTCGCAGCAGCAGCCGAGAGAACAGCGGCAGCGGCAGCGTGGGCGTGCCCATCGCCGTGCCGACCCCAGCCCCGCCCACCGCCTTCCCAG GTGCTCCTCAGTTCTACAGCATGAACCGCCCGGCGCAGCCGCCCCAAAACCAGCAGGTGGGAGGCTCGCTGCCGTACCGCCGACCCTCGTCCGTCACCGGCCAGCCCAACGTGGCCCACAACCAGAGCCAGCTCAACGGGGGACCACACTTCGCCCAGAACCAAG CTGGCCCGCTCgcgccccctcccccctccatgCAGATCACCCCTCAGCTGCCTCTGATGGGCTTTGTGGCCCGAGTTCAGGAGACTA TCTCAGACGTGccgcctccacctccacccgcCGAGGAGCCGGTGTTTGAGGAGCCTACAcctcctccgccgccgcctGAGGACTACGAGGacgatgaggatgaagaggagtcGGCGGTGGTGGAGTACAGTGACCCCTACGCCGAGGAGGACCCGCCCTGGGCCCCACGCACCTACCTGGAGAAAG TGGTGGCCATCTACGACTACGCTCGAGACAAAGAGGACGAGCTTTCGTTCCAGGAGGGCGCCATCATCTACGTCATCAAGAAGAACGACGACGGCTGGTACGAGGGCGTGATGAACGGGACCACGGGCCTCTTCCCCGGCAACTACGTCGAGTCCATCATGCACTACGCCGACTGA